From Motilibacter peucedani, one genomic window encodes:
- a CDS encoding SemiSWEET family sugar transporter: MTLSTLGLLAGALTTGAWLPQLARTWRRGSAEDISWPYLAAFGSGVVGWLVYGLLSADTAICVANGVTLALLVGLVLLKSGALGGVRSPLRASRPD; the protein is encoded by the coding sequence GTGACCCTCTCCACCCTCGGCCTGCTCGCCGGTGCGCTCACCACCGGCGCGTGGCTGCCCCAGCTGGCCCGCACCTGGCGGCGCGGGTCGGCCGAGGACATCTCGTGGCCCTACCTGGCGGCGTTCGGCTCCGGCGTGGTCGGCTGGCTGGTCTACGGCCTGCTGTCGGCCGACACCGCCATCTGCGTCGCCAACGGCGTCACGCTCGCCCTGCTGGTGGGGCTGGTGCTGCTCAAGAGCGGGGCGCTCGGGGGCGTCCGGTCCCCGCTGCGCGCGTCCCGCCCCGACTGA